AGGGTCGGAAAGTGGAAACAACGGGGATGGGCGACCGGCTGCGGCCCCGCTCCCTAGACAAACGGCTGACCAACTAGAGAGGTCTGACTGCCTGGTAGCAGCGATAGGAACCCCAGACCCGCTGCAGCGCGGCGGTGGAGACGCCTCAGCTTGGGATTCGCTGTCATCGTCACTAGGAGGCTCTTCCACATATGGAGGAGGTGCGGTGTGAGGAACGTATGGGCACTGCGGTGTTTCTGCTTGCGAGGGGATGCAGGGGGAATTCCGCGAGTTGTACACGCTTCTGCAGAGCTCACTCTTTCTTTGTCCGCTTGAGTGGAGAATACCCCTCTGCTGCGTATTTAAATGGGTGCGCAATGTGAAAGCATGACCATGGCTGGGACGACCAGATGCAGTGACTTCGTCTTgtggcgaagacagagaagggaacgccGAAGAATGTgagacaggggaagacgggaaagggTCAGAGCATGAGCCCGAAATCGGCGACGAGCACCCCGGAAAGGAATGAACTATACAAGGCAACAACCCCGCCTCTCGTTTACTGCTCTCGTCTTCATTAGCTTCGCCGTTTACCTGTTGtccttcccccttcttccaAAGCTTTCGGCGCTTCACAAGACCTCCGTCCCCTTCGGGAAGCCGGTCCACAAGGCTCATTTTACTCTGCGCACTCTTGAACGCCGACGCCATCCACGCCATGCTGTGTCCGTTAGCGTGCTGCATCTGTCGCGAGAAGGACACATGAACGGACACAGAATCCCTGCCCTGTGAGCGCCTGCTCATGCTCATGATAAAATAAACGCGAGATGGGCAACCATACTGTTCTGCGTGCACGAAACGTACACTGGGAAAGGCTGCGGATTGCAttccagagaagaacaagcgaTGGGAAACATTCACGCTCCAGCACTCAAGGACGCAGGACGTGGAGGTGCGCAACGACTGAAGGGACCTGAAGACACTTGATATGCCGGCTCCGCACGTGGAAATACACCACATGAGACGCTGGTGAGACTGCTGCCATTGTTCCACCACTGTCGACAGATCATCTGATGGCTGGCGAGATGTTTGGTGCAGGAAACGGTGGACAAAAGAAGATGCAAAGCGTGTTGAGGCAAGGTGCTTACTACTTCTTTGTACAAAGGTGTAGGGCACCAGGGGACGATTGTGTCGTACAGTCatttcgcctcgccgcctaGTTGATGCAAACACTGTTTAGCGGTCAGTCGAAGCGTGAGCCTCATCCGATCTTTGGAAAAAGCGTGTTTCCCCACGAAACCCTTCATGAGCACACCGATCGCTTCAATGCAGCCTCCAACCCACTGTCGCTACACCGTGGGCGCTGTAGGATCGCCGAGGAGAGGCTGTCGTCGAAAGCAACCGAACACGCTCCCCGTTTCCACCTGCATTTCCCATCGCAGCCTTTGACAAAATGCCCCTTTCCAAACGAACGGGCATAAAAGAAAGATTTGTGCGCCACCGTCCCTCCACAGGGCAGATTGGCTAGCAAACCGGTTTTACATCCCGGCTCCTGAAGGGCGCCGATGGAAATGCCAGCTTCATGCCGTGCATGAAATATATAGCCCCGGCTTGCCGAGGCTCAATGCATTTGACGTTCTGCACCAGACTGTCTAGTCCTTTTTAGACAAGCAAAACCGTTCCACTGaacaaaaaacaaaacgcgaCAAATACAGTTGTGGTAGGCGGCTCTGAGGAGCGCAAGCAGAGTTTGCCGACAGCCGGCACACCGGCACGACAGAAGTGGAAGATTTATTAAAAGAAGAACAGCATGCAGTATATGAAGGCACGCTGTTCTCATCTGTCTGCATTATCCTTCGACTGGGTCATCATGAGCAGGAAATGAGTGGCATCAGCCACGCAGAACCGTCAAATTGTCACTCCTCCCAGGATAGCTGCTAGATCGCATGCGGACGGTGATGCCGCCGGGCATGGATTGCGCAGAGCCGCATGCGCAACTGTATCGTCTCACAGCGCGACATAAAACGCTACTCGTTCCCTGGACTTGCCCCATCAGGGAACTTGTCTCCTTGATTGGACTAACTACCACGGAACCTCACCAGATCTTCGCATCAGACAAGCTTTTTACTGCATATGGAGCGACTTAGGGCCGGAGCTGGTTGGCTGCTAGCCAGCACACACTTTTTACGAGCCACACAATTGAGTTCCTTCGTTGCACCGGTTACCGCGAGCGGTTTCACATTTTCGCGCCTGGATCTGAATTGTCATTTTTTGTGTCACACATGACTCTGATCTCCTGGCCAAGACCGCTACCATACGTTTCTACTTTATGGTTCGAGCAACTGTTCCTGTTGGCCGCTACAAGCTTGTGGGATAAATGGATTAACGACAGTGCTACTACTGCTGCACTCTGTCTGTCTTTAATTCAGGCGCTGTTCTTGCATTAGACGTATTCCACTTGATCTCACAAACGAGGATATGACCACGAGGGAGGGCGTTGTCCTGCGCTGGCGGTTGACTGCCTACGACGACAGCATATGCAGCCGCGATAAGTCAGTCCTTCCTTACGTTTGTTGATAGTCCTGAATCAGTTAGCAGAAAACTGACATCGTAGATAAGGTGGTTAGTTGCCACTATCGTCGTCTAGTACTCGGTGGTACGAGCCACTCCTCGGAACAGTTTTGTCAGGAGGCGAACGTGCGCTTCACACAGTCTCAATTCGCCGTACGGCTTCTCCCATACGCCGTTTTCCAAGGACAACTCAAATTAAGAAAAAACTCTAAAGCCAACACCGCCAAGCATTCTGTCGAGCAGACTGCAGTAGGCGCTTGGCAGGAAGGAACCGCAAGTGGCAGACGCCATCCCCTGAGGCAACTTGCACCACTGTGACAAAGAAGCCGCTCCCACCGCCTCATGTGAAGGCGGCAAGCGATGATCGGATAACTCGTGTAGTAGAGCCTGCGTTGTTCACGAGAGGCAGTCTGATGTTACCGTGCCTTGCTGCCTTTGCAAAAGGTCAATGCCTTCCTGTAGTCTACGTATTGCTACCCGCTGCAGCGTCCTTGCGAGTACACAACGGTCCAACTCGTAGTATATATTCCCCAACAAAAGGTTCCCCTCATCGGCACACTCGAATCTATAGTGTTGCCTTTTATTTAAAAGGCGTTCCTCTGTTGACGACCGTAGAGTGTATCGCTTTTGACCTCCGGCCTGACAAACTGAAGGACCTCTTGGTTGAAGAGGAAAGTCGAACGAACGGATATGGCCAACTTtacaggaaaaagagaatcAGAGAGTGGAAAAACATAAAGGGTATGCACTTCTTGCTGGTTCTTGCTGGTTTGGCAATCAGCGAGCCAGTGCAATCATGTGGCATGTGGCCTCGATATGCCAACGAGAAATGCTCCGCGGCGGATCCGCTTTTTGGGGGATGCGCCCCTTAATCTGCTGCGGAGCACCAAAAGTACTGGTCCAAGCTAGCCACATATTGTTCAGGCGTTGACCGAATCAGACGCAAATCACGGTGCATTCCAACTGAACCAACAAATCTCAATCAATTTACACAGTAAAACGCGTCTGATCTGCAGACCACCTGTTTGACTGTCGCCCGTGGAGAAAGTTTACCGTCGACGGCCAatccacagagagacaatGGGTACTGGAGAAATGCACATCACACTCGAGGATGACTTTTGGGTTGCTGGCCAGAACTGTCTCGAATGATTCAAGAAGTCTGTGGTGCCCTTTCCACCCAGAGACACCAAGCAGATTGAAGAAAGTGACCTGATGATTTCGCTTCCGCAGCGAACGCTAGACACTCCGAAAAAACACTGCCCACCCGAGCAACTATTTCCAACGCCACGCCTACGTTTGAAAATCTTGAGTAAAAacgcggcgaaggcaggaaTAGCGCCATCTGTTGAGCAGCAACAACAGGAGTGCCACAGAAGGCACAGGGTACGACCACACCTCAGTGGAGAACCAGTTTTGTCGACGCACTCTGACCATGCAAGCGTCGTCGGGTAGGAAACAGTGCAGTTCCAATTTCCAGGAGAGCTGAGACAGCGTTTAGGAACAACAGACTCCACTGGTGGAATTTGTTTCCGCTACTGCCACCGGAAACTTagcgtcgcgtttccgccccaGCACCCTGAGTTGCTTGCTGCACTAGCGCAGCTCCTTATTTGTGATGGATGCAAGCAAGGTGCTTCGATGAAATACGTACCCTGACGCGGTTTCGCATTCACAGAAACCTCACATTTTGTTCAAACGTGGCTGAGCAGATAGGTGCTATCTCCTGTTTTGACACTCGGAATCATGAAACACAAATGCACTCATCATGACAACCTTTCGAATAGCACCCATGCGTGCTATCGACGGTCGAGAGGGACAACGCCCGCGATAAGCCTCATGAAGGGGTACCCGAGTTCCTGTGAAGACCATCGGCGAGTGCACCAGAGGGTTCTTACAAAAAGATACGTGGGAACGCCCCGGTTGCTTTCAATTACAAAAAGAGATACATGCACAAAAGTGACGCGTAACGCAGACGGTGCTCAGGAAAGCCAGCGTCGACTCCTCATGGCTGCCACGACAACATGAAATACCTTGAGAGCGGCCGAGAGGCCGAGCCCGACAATGAGGCCATCGGTGAAAGCACTCTGCATGGCGGCAGCGGTAATGATGATCACAACATATTCAGCAAAGGAGACAATGCTTCGACTCGCAATCAGCCCGTCGTTCACCAGAACAACGCCAACATGGCACATAAACACCGCCGCAGCAGGTCGGGGGAAATATATTAGAATCACGTTAGGCGACAGAGTGAAAAGCAAGGCAATCGTCCCGAGGCCCACGAACAGAGACGCGGCATGCTCTCGGACGCCACACTTCCAGAAAAGCGTGGATGTTGAGTACGTCATATAGCACTGCAGCCCGCCAGTGAGCGCCGCGGCCAGACTGGCTAGGCCGTGGACTTTCAGCTCGTagtcgagagaggaagggatgCCAGAAGTGAGCGTCAGCGACGGAACGTTGATGGGTGCATGCaacacagaaaacacaaCTATTGCAATTATGGAGGGCGCCTGGGACAGTACGCAGTGCCAGTCCACACATCCAATCGAAAACTGCGAATAAATGCTAAGCTGGTCAGCAGTGTTTGCAGGCTTCCCGCCGCTGCTCAGTCCAGCAGGGTGGGAGTCCTGCAGCCGCGCAGACGCGGCGGTGCGTCCAACAGCTTCTGTAGGCAGCGCcacggaggcgccgaggtCGCCAAGCGGAGCGGCGCTGAAGGCGGAGGCCACCAGGGGCGACGGCTGCTCCTCGTCAGCAGCTCCAGGAGTGGTTGCCCAGCCGAAAATCCATCCCGACTCTCTCGCCCGTTCGACAGATAtgccgaaaaagaagagggcaGCGTAGAACATCACAGGAAAGGCAAGCAAGAAGATGGGTGTGAACGTGGGACTCGCATACTTGACCTCTGCGAGAATCAAAATCACCTCCACGAGCAGTGTGAGGCAGACGCAAGGGAAAGCAGACGCGGACAGAACCGTTGCAAAGGTTTCGGAGTTCCACTCCCACTCGCAGCCTGCGGCGACGCCCAGCGCAGCGCTCACCATGAAGAGGCCCATGCCGCCGATGCATCCGAGCAGCACGGTGTTCGGAATGTAGTCCGCGACGCGCCCGAGCTTCAGCGCGCCAAGAAAATAGAATGTCGCAGCGGTCAGAAAGGAGGCAACCATCCAGCACATCAGAATCGTACTGACAACCCACTCATCGCTGAGTCCCTTTGCAGCGGCGTTCTGAATGGCCGCAACGCTGATGCATTTCAGGAAAGGGACGTTTTCAATTGTGAAGGCTCCCACAGCGAAAGGGAACACAGAGAACAGCGCCATCACGACCTGGCTTACAGCAGTCGTGGTCAAAATCGCGGTTGCCCCGAGGGGTACGAGGTACGCGTAACTCGATGGAAACAGGAGCGTCGCGTACGGCATGTTGTCCAGCACGGCAATCAGGATACCCATCACAATCAAATGCGTCTGTTTGACGACCGAGAAGGCCGTGTGAGCCACCTTTTGACACACCGAGAGGTTGCCTGACGATCGACCTTCATCGCGGGTGCCTCCGGAATCTGCGACAATGCTTGCCTCCGCCTCAGTCCCCCAAGCAGAGCCGCTGCCTTCTGGCGGCGGTCGCACCGTATCGCCCTCAATACTGTCCTCCGGAACGCCTTCAGACTGCAACGGAGCCTGTGGAGCATGCAACCAAAAAACACCTGAGGACCGAACAGACTGCTtgcctcggctgcctcgcccggCTGCCGGCTCTTGGAGAGACATGCGGCGTGGAGAACTCGCAAAGTAGGAGTAATGCGAACGGACAATGCTGTGAGACGGTTCTGGAGCCAGCAGAGACGACCCAGAATCCGCTGTGACGGGATTGTCCGGGTGACCGCAGGCAGGCCACGAGACGTGAGCacgagggggggggaaagaCCTGAGCGGAACCCCTCGAGCCGCCGATTGAGCGGTCGCAcgttgtcttcttcccccatTCTCGGGAGGGATCGACACATAGCACGAATCCTCCATCGTGTTGAGTTTCGCTACACAACACGTGATGGGCTTGGGCCCGCAGCTGGCCGCAGCAACCGCCTGGTCGCCGACAAAAAACGCTATTCCGAGGAGTGCTCCGACAGACAGGCAGCAAGAAGGCTACCCCGAGGGCACGCAGAGCTGCCTGAGAAGACCGAGTGAGAGTAAATCTTCGAAATGCAGCGGAGCTCTGGCGAGACGCGGACACGGTAAAGGACCTTTTCCCTTGTCAGGCAATGTTCCGCAACAACGAAAAAGCGGCCGTTCGAGCGGGGAGGCGACTCGCCCGTTCCCTCACCAAGTCCTGTGACAGACCAGGTGGGACCGACCCCGCGCAACAGCTGAAAAAGTGGCCTTCAAATGCGCACAATTACTCTGCGGTTGCACAAATTCTGCATTCGAACCCATCTGCGATTCAACGGAAAAAAAGTCACACATTGGCCGAAGGCGTTGGCCTCGCTTCATGCCACAGTGCGTCAGTTGGGCAGGGCGTGCGACTCGCAGTTTCGTCGTCGCCCCAGCCAAAAACGAATTCCAAATCTTGAAGGTGACGCTTGCGTGACTGAGAGGGCGTTTCAGTCCTTAGACTACTCATAAGGCTCCTGCGCGAAATATCCAACTGTTGTCTTCTTTTGaaggcatgcatgcacaagcggagccagagagacagcgtcCCCTCAACTCCAGCGCTCGAATGAGCGTGCCGTCAGAAGCCGCCCTCAATAGACACCAGGCAGGACGCACCCGAACCGGCGACCTGCAAAATGCGAAATACTCGGGTCTGTTTCGAGGATTTCGCGTTGATTCCTGAAAATagaagaaacaggcaggGTGAAAACCATGTAAGATTTCAAGAATAAAGGAGGAGCGACTCAAGACAGGTGCGGAGTCACTGCGTTCCTCCACGGTAGTcacagtttctctctcgactaACCGGTGTCTTGCGAAAGATTGCCGATTGCCAGTTTAGACGGCATAGCTCGCTTGGACATCTCGGTCCCTACCGTCAAGCGTTAAACCGCTTTCAGACAGTTCACTCTGTTCTGCAGGGTTGATCACAAGGAACAACTCACCGCATTCGCTCCTTGCTAACCGAGACTAATTCCATTCCATGGTAAGCGGTGTGTGCCTACGTGCTGCTCCGGTCTGCTCGGTGAGTGCTCTGCTGGCGCTGCAGCGTACTCGTTCATCGTGACCACTTGGCATCGTGAtggcctccctctctcccagcTAATGGCGCCCTTTCATATACATCAACCCTTGACGTCCAGTCCACAAATCAGGGGATCCCATGAGTCATTTTGACAAGCAACCCACCTGCTTGTTATTTTGCCTCCCCCTTACAGGAAAACTTCAGTTCGGAAtcagaaaggggaaaagggtaCACTTAGATGGTACACAGTGAGAGTTATACACGGATTCGTTGTATACCGCTTAGCCGTTTGCTTGTAGGGAAGAgatgggggggggggggggatttGTGTAGGGCGACGGACATATTACAATTACGCAAACCTCTGTGAAAGCGTTAGCTCATTACCAGCAGATGCCACTCTATCAGACAGACCACGCGACTCAAGCAGAGAATACCGAAAGTTAAGGACCACTAAAGATCAGACTGCCAACTGCTGTGAGTAGGCGGTCGCTGGTATGCCTCGATGACGGCAGGCTGTCAGCCGAGGTCAGTTGAGGCTCAGTagaaaaggcgacaaagTTAATGTGTGCGACACTTTCAGCCACAGTAGGAGAGGGTTAGAAAGAatacggagagagaggcaatTTTCCGCTGGTGGCAGACGTGAGTTAGAGCTGCTACTGAAGGCTTTCTCCGATTCCATTACTGATGTGCCAGTCGGGCCTGTTGGCACGCATGCGTccacgcagagaaggaacggcgACCAGTCATAGGAGACGAATAGCATAATGTGAATTTGGGGCGGTTGCGGATGTTTGCCCTGAACGCTGCCAGCCACGGAGATCACGCACACATatgcggggggggggggggggggggcacTTCACAGCTGCCGGTTTGGAGCTCCAGGAGCAACCATTTTGTACAGCCTTACGAAACAGTACCTCATAAAAATGGGTTTTGTTCAGTCAGATGACTTTCAAACATGTTGGCTCAGAGCATGACAGCGTAAACACTGACAATCTCTCAATGCTTACACCGTGTCAGGCCGCCAAGCGCCGATCTGTATGGATGTTGGGCACACACTGATGATGCGCGCCACACGAAAGAGTCAAGCAAGGTTGCCCGCAGTGAGGCTTGTCACCTGTTCCATCTTTTATGCCCATGGGATGCGGCTACAGGCCCAACACAGAGGACTAATGTCGGGAGGTCGGGTGCGGAAGTGTATTTCCACACGGAACAATGCCCGGGCACACATTTCCAGTGCCTGCCCGAGTAACCAAACATTTCCTATCAAGCGGGTGCACCACGTCTTTAAAAAATTCACGGATCAAGCTGAGACGTTGGTAAATCGGTACGACTTTTGTACAGATATTAGTTCACTCCGAACCATGCTCAACTGTTTGCTTCAAAATGTTTCCTGTGGATCCATATTAGGCCACTCGACACGTGCTGGTCCGTGCTTTTTCAACGCTTGTCTGTCACAACGTCCGGGGAGTGGACCGTTATCATAGATTGTTTGTTACGAGTCCATCCATCGTACGCGAAACCAAAAGGAAACTGTTGCTCATGATTGTCCAAAAACGCTTATCCTTTAGAGTTGCCGGACAAGCAACAACCACAGGAGTCGAGGGGCGGCGCTTCCCCCCTCCAACATGACACAGGTTGACGCCACGTATCGACAGCAAGGCACACATCTTCTGCCGTCGTACTCTTGAACTCATTCTGGCCAGAGGCACTGCCGAGAGACCTCCGATGACCTGCATCGGCGTTCCCTTAAGGTTTCGAGTTTGACACATGTGCTAGCAACGAGTGACGATGCTTGGGTCTGGCTACGCGGGTCGAAGTCGCCAAGTTTCCGGAAAAAGATTTGAACTGAAGCATTGTATTCCTCCATCCACGACACGTCCCTCGAGTCTGACAAGCTCGAGCAGTGAAGACTCACTGGGCATTCCACACTGCAGGAGGACGAGTGCCAGTGAAACCGGAGCTGGCGGAATCCTTGACCACGTACCCCAAAAAAGACCACTGGACACGAAACGTGGCCCGAGACTCACCTACACCAGAGGGTTTTAGTCGAGGCAAACAACAATCGATGGCGTTTCGAGGCTgtgccgcgttttccccttccagTCGGCCCGAAATTCGCCGAACCACGGCTACGCAACCAGCGCAATGCCCCTCTCTCAGGGACGGGAACGGACTCGCACCAAAGAGAGGCTCCTGAGATACGAGAAAGGTATAGGAAACACTGGGAGGCATCGACTCCCCTTTCTGGATAGTTATCTTGTGGGGCAATTGGCTTTCTGAGCCGGCACCACACCTCCAGAACGAAGACAAGTGTGCTAACGGTGGTCGCTCTGGCTAACTGTGGCGGTTTCACAGGAAGCTGAAGGGAAAAACACTGCTCccccctgttctctctccccgaaGTGAAGGAAGACTGTATAAGTGAGCGAAAGAACCCTAAGGGGACACAAAACAGGTGGACAAAGAAGCGGGATGCGCCGAGCGGGGTGTTTTCCCCCGAGCCTTTGGTGCTGAGCCAGCGACAGCCGAGTCTCGCGAATCACCGGGCGCGACACGGGGTCTGTGGCACGTGCTTCACAGCAGCAACGCGCCTAGCGAGAAACGGCCTGTCGTTGATTAATGCGAGTGCTTACTAAACAATCTGGACCTATTCCGTTTCAAAGGTGCCCCCGTGCCTCCGTTGTTCGCACTTTTTCAATGACTCATCCTCTGCGCGGACAGTGGGAGGCCATCTCTCTCAGTCAACGTCCATAGCTAGTTCTCAATTCCTCCACAGTTGCATGCACCGTCGACTGGAGGACTCACGACGCTGTAAACTGGCTGAAACCACAACAACGAACACACTTTTCTTCCTTATCAGCTTCTTGCAGCATTTTCTGTGACACGGAGGGCCATACCCGTGCAAGGTCGCGTTCCCGGACTGAGTCTTTGGGAATCAGATGCTCGGTGACTCGTCCGGGCAATCGACGGAGTTCGTGCGAATCGTTGTTCGCTGCCCAGTTGACCTTTCTGTGTGCACGCCTGCTTTTCCTCGAGGCCTGCAGCTTTGAACAAGACAGGTGTGCCGCAAAACGAGTGGCTCAGCCAAGCTGGGACGAATAATCTTCCCTTTCTATTAGGCATCCTCTCTATACCGGAACTGCTTGCAGCCCACCTGACATCTGGCCGCGGCACCGCCGCGGGTTTCCCTTGAATTAACCCCGTCCTCTCTGGCTGGTTGCTCGTTGTTTGAGGTTCTCCACTGTCAGGATCTACCTGCTGGTGACGGAATAAACACTCTGCCACGTGCTCGGTCTGCTTTGTGCCGAATGCGTCAGCAGCAACTGGGGACGCGGCCTACTGTGCCATGGTGGCCTATTTTCGCTTCACGTTTGTTGTCTTACGCACACAGACTCAAGTCGTTTCGTGTGTGAAAACCACCGCATTTTGCTGCGTTCATCGCCCTGATGAAAACAGAgcgtcgttctctcgctgatACTGACGCCTCTTGAAGTAGGGCACCTGCCGTCTTCCAAAGAGGCACCCGAAGTCACCTGAGTTTTCTTCGTCAGCGTCACTCGCCGAAAAAGCTTCGGTTGGACGCGCGCCTAGTTTCAGTTATAAGATTGAAGATCAGTGTGCTCCTCAGGGGAGACTCACGATGCCTGGCTGACATTACCGAGAGGAAATGGCTGCAGATCTGGGCAGGTTTGTGTGGCGGGCGGATGCGAAGCAGGAGGGACTATTCTACACGGCAAGGGCGCTGAAGGAGCGACAAGGTGGGAGCCAatggcggaagaagaaaaccaaAAAATTTCAGCATGCGTTGCtagcagaagaaaaaaatgTTGCCAAGCCCGAGCTGGCTAGCTCCTCTGCTCTGGAAGCCGAGATAAAGAGACGATGTCAGCCAGGCTTCTTCGTTCCCTGCCGATACCTGCTACCGTGCCAGCAGTACATGGAACTGTACCAGCGAAGGGCTAAAGAGGAACGAGAACAGCCTCACACAGACGACAGAAGATGCAGGTGCCGAGACACCGTACCGGTGGCAACCGGCGGATGTAAAAGGTACGCACTAGCTCGGGCCCATCAGCGTTGCACGTTGAATTCGAGACAGGTTTCCACAAGGCCGATTTCAACCCCTGTGTCGCCGTGCCACTTGCATAATGCTGTAGTTCATCCAGCGGAAacgtctctttcgttcgATGCTTTCAGCACTCCGTGTTGTGACAGCGCACCCgctgaaggaagagaagcggctAGTGAAAACAATACAGCTCAATGAGGCGCATCACAACTCTTTGGACATGGACTTGTGTGGAGATGTTAGGAGGCGGAAATAATCTCCCGTGTGTCCTGCTGCAGCACCCATCCGACTGCGCCCGCCTCAGGCCGTCCATGTCATATCTATGGAGGAGCGTGTGTTTTGATAATGAAGTCCCCATAGAGGGGGCCAGGCGGAGGTGAAGTACCTTGTACATCACGCCGAGTTCCTTGCATAATTTCCACGGAAGGTTGACTGGCACAGTATGGCCGTAAACCGGCGCTGACGTGGTTTCGAAAGCGCAGGCCATGGACATGCCGTGGGGCCTTTTAGAAACTGAAGGGacggggcggggggggggcgagCGTGTGCGTGAATCCAGTCGATTTAGATGCTCGGCGGCCTCTCTGGCGTATGGCTACACTGCTGTGGAGAGGTTGTGGCCCACGggcgggagggggggggggaggaaTCCCCAGGACAGAGAAGCTGTACTCGCTAATGGCTGGGTTTTGGCGGGAAATTgggtctctcgcgtttccagcttcacttcgttttcccgtcgCATGGCATTCAGTGACAAACCCCGACGTGAATGTtcgcggtgtctcgacaAGCCCGTCTGGCGATGCCGGCCGCCGTCCGTTGATTTGAGGCTCTTCCGTACGACGCCTTACGTCTCGGATGCAAGCAGAGTTTCTCGGGTGTGTGCCGGGGCGTTTTCGGGTGATTTCAACGGTCGCTCCGCGCTAGGGCAGCCTGTACT
This sequence is a window from Neospora caninum Liverpool complete genome, chromosome V. Protein-coding genes within it:
- a CDS encoding sulfate transporter family domain-containing protein, with the translated sequence MSLQEPAAGRGSRGKQSVRSSGVFWLHAPQAPLQSEGVPEDSIEGDTVRPPPEGSGSAWGTEAEASIVADSGGTRDEGRSSGNLSVCQKVAHTAFSVVKQTHLIVMGILIAVLDNMPYATLLFPSSYAYLVPLGATAILTTTAVSQVVMALFSVFPFAVGAFTIENVPFLKCISVAAIQNAAAKGLSDEWVVSTILMCWMVASFLTAATFYFLGALKLGRVADYIPNTVLLGCIGGMGLFMVSAALGVAAGCEWEWNSETFATVLSASAFPCVCLTLLVEVILILAEVKYASPTFTPIFLLAFPVMFYAALFFFGISVERARESGWIFGWATTPGAADEEQPSPLVASAFSAAPLGDLGASVALPTEAVGRTAASARLQDSHPAGLSSGGKPANTADQLSIYSQFSIGCVDWHCVLSQAPSIIAIVVFSVLHAPINVPSLTLTSGIPSSLDYELKVHGLASLAAALTGGLQCYMTYSTSTLFWKCGVREHAASLFVGLGTIALLFTLSPNVILIYFPRPAAAVFMCHVGVVLVNDGLIASRSIVSFAEYVVIIITAAAMQSAFTDGLIVGLGLSAALKVFHVVVAAMRSRRWLS